Proteins from a genomic interval of Cognatishimia sp. WU-CL00825:
- a CDS encoding OmpA family protein, producing MADRFIATARKMVGGAAVAALTLTTLTGAAFSQGTKTVRAQDYVPTIWVDPDGCEHWVMDDGAEGYMSPHLTRQGLPVCRDGYLCGELNSDQFFASGSSALGAAGRKKIAEFFKSANAQFYIVTGHTDNRGSDEANMALSFRRAAAVAKVGAGAGADIADVRAYGERNPRASNRSSKGRAENRRVEIMCIR from the coding sequence GTGGCGGACAGATTTATTGCGACCGCGCGCAAAATGGTGGGAGGCGCTGCAGTGGCAGCATTGACCTTGACCACATTGACTGGCGCGGCATTCTCACAGGGTACAAAAACCGTTCGGGCACAGGATTATGTGCCAACCATTTGGGTTGACCCGGATGGGTGTGAACATTGGGTGATGGATGATGGGGCCGAAGGCTATATGAGCCCGCATCTCACACGTCAGGGTCTGCCGGTCTGCCGCGATGGCTATCTGTGTGGCGAATTGAACTCTGATCAGTTCTTTGCCTCTGGCAGTTCCGCGCTGGGCGCAGCAGGTCGCAAAAAGATCGCTGAATTCTTCAAGAGCGCCAATGCGCAATTCTATATTGTCACCGGGCATACGGACAATCGCGGCAGCGACGAAGCCAATATGGCTTTGAGTTTCCGCCGCGCCGCAGCGGTTGCGAAAGTTGGGGCAGGCGCCGGGGCAGATATTGCTGATGTGCGCGCCTATGGCGAACGTAATCCACGCGCTTCTAATCGTTCTTCGAAAGGCCGGGCGGAAAACCGGCGTGTCGAAATCATGTGTATCCGCTAA
- a CDS encoding VOC family protein, with amino-acid sequence MIGYVTIGTNNFDAALAFYDALFATIGINRLWKHGQMAAWGPSREAPAFCITSPFDGAAATKGNGSMIALKMADKAQVEAMHAKCLALGGSCEGAPGPRGEHGFYGGYFRDPEGNKLNAYIPG; translated from the coding sequence TTGATTGGCTACGTCACGATTGGCACCAATAATTTTGATGCCGCGCTTGCGTTTTATGATGCTCTGTTTGCGACCATTGGCATCAACCGCCTGTGGAAGCACGGCCAGATGGCCGCTTGGGGGCCTTCCAGAGAGGCCCCGGCCTTCTGTATCACATCACCCTTTGATGGCGCCGCCGCAACCAAAGGCAATGGCAGTATGATCGCGCTCAAAATGGCGGACAAAGCACAGGTCGAAGCAATGCATGCGAAATGCCTTGCCCTGGGCGGCAGTTGCGAGGGTGCCCCTGGCCCGCGCGGCGAACATGGGTTTTATGGCGGATATTTTCGCGATCCAGAAGGCAATAAACTCAACGCCTACATTCCCGGCTAG
- the metK gene encoding methionine adenosyltransferase — protein MARSNYVFTSESVSEGHPDKVCDRISDAVLDALLAEEPEARVACETFATTDRVVIGGEVGLSDQAKLQEYMQNVDGIVRACIKDIGYEQDKFHHETVEITNLLHAQSAHIAQGVDATADKEEGAGDQGIMFGHATRETPDLMPAPIQYAHAILRRLAEVRKSGEQTVLGPDAKTQLSVRYENGKPVGVSSLVLSTQHLDESLTSQDIRGIVAPYITEVLPEGWLTAETEWHVNPTGKFVIGGPDGDAGLTGRKIIVDTYGGAAPHGGGAFSGKDPTKVDRSAAYAARYLAKNVVAAGMADKCTIQLSYAIGVSRPLSIYADTYGTGQVDDAAIEAAVGQIMDLTPRGIREHLQLNKPIYQRTAAYGHFGRTPDADGGFSWEQTDLVEALKAAV, from the coding sequence ATGGCCAGATCGAATTACGTTTTCACCTCCGAGTCTGTTTCGGAGGGCCATCCAGATAAAGTGTGTGACCGCATTTCTGATGCCGTGCTTGACGCTTTGTTGGCAGAAGAGCCAGAAGCCCGCGTGGCTTGCGAGACCTTTGCCACCACAGATCGCGTTGTGATTGGCGGCGAAGTTGGCCTGTCTGACCAAGCAAAGCTGCAAGAGTATATGCAGAATGTCGACGGCATCGTGCGCGCCTGCATCAAAGATATTGGCTATGAACAAGACAAGTTTCACCACGAAACGGTTGAGATCACCAATCTTTTGCACGCGCAATCTGCGCATATTGCACAGGGTGTAGATGCGACCGCTGACAAAGAAGAAGGGGCCGGTGATCAGGGCATCATGTTTGGACATGCGACCCGCGAAACACCGGATCTGATGCCTGCGCCGATCCAATATGCCCATGCCATTTTACGGCGTCTTGCCGAGGTGCGCAAAAGCGGCGAACAGACGGTGCTTGGGCCAGACGCAAAAACCCAACTTTCGGTGCGTTATGAAAATGGCAAGCCTGTGGGGGTCTCGTCGTTGGTCTTGTCTACGCAGCACCTGGATGAAAGCCTGACCAGCCAGGACATACGCGGCATTGTTGCGCCCTATATCACCGAAGTTCTGCCAGAAGGGTGGCTGACCGCCGAGACCGAATGGCATGTGAATCCTACGGGGAAATTTGTCATTGGGGGGCCAGATGGTGACGCGGGTCTGACCGGTCGCAAGATTATTGTGGATACCTATGGCGGCGCTGCCCCGCATGGTGGCGGTGCGTTTTCTGGCAAAGACCCGACCAAAGTGGACCGCTCTGCGGCCTATGCGGCGCGCTATTTGGCAAAGAATGTTGTGGCCGCCGGCATGGCCGACAAATGCACCATTCAGCTGTCCTATGCGATTGGCGTCTCTAGGCCTCTGTCGATCTATGCCGACACCTATGGCACGGGGCAGGTGGACGACGCGGCCATCGAAGCGGCGGTTGGGCAGATCATGGATCTGACACCGCGCGGCATTCGCGAGCATCTCCAGTTGAACAAACCGATTTATCAACGCACAGCCGCCTATGGCCATTTTGGCCGCACACCAGATGCGGACGGCGGCTTTAGCTGGGAACAGACCGATTTGGTCGAGGCGTTGAAAGCGGCGGTTTGA
- the trmB gene encoding tRNA (guanosine(46)-N7)-methyltransferase TrmB: MSDDRSDTPDQHPSGAPWRNFYGRFKGKGLRKSQEAWLEEDLAKLAPGKVGWEENPKRDNIDLKALFGDRDVWLEVGFGGGEHMVHQASQNPDVGFIGCEPYINGVAMLLGKIRDSGAGNIKVHPGDARDMFDVLPEASISKAFLLYPDPWPKKRHHRRRFVTQEHLEPLARVLKPGAIFRVATDIEDYVRQTLEEVPRAGFDWLAERPGDWQTPWDDWISTRYEQKAFREGRTPHYLTFVRKG; the protein is encoded by the coding sequence ATGTCTGACGATCGCTCTGATACTCCTGACCAGCACCCTTCGGGCGCGCCTTGGCGCAATTTTTATGGCCGCTTTAAGGGCAAAGGGCTGCGCAAGTCTCAAGAGGCTTGGCTGGAAGAAGATCTGGCCAAATTGGCACCTGGCAAGGTGGGCTGGGAGGAAAACCCAAAGCGTGACAATATTGATTTGAAAGCGCTGTTTGGGGATCGCGATGTCTGGCTGGAGGTTGGCTTTGGCGGTGGCGAACACATGGTGCATCAGGCCAGCCAAAACCCCGATGTTGGCTTCATTGGTTGTGAACCCTATATCAACGGGGTGGCGATGCTTTTGGGCAAGATCCGCGACAGCGGAGCAGGGAATATCAAAGTGCATCCGGGGGATGCGCGCGATATGTTTGATGTTCTGCCCGAAGCCTCTATTTCAAAAGCGTTTTTGCTCTATCCTGATCCGTGGCCAAAGAAACGGCATCATCGTCGGCGGTTTGTCACCCAGGAGCATTTGGAGCCGCTGGCACGGGTGTTGAAGCCCGGTGCGATTTTTCGGGTGGCGACGGATATCGAGGACTATGTGCGCCAGACCTTGGAAGAGGTGCCGCGTGCAGGGTTTGATTGGTTGGCCGAGCGCCCGGGGGATTGGCAAACGCCTTGGGATGATTGGATTTCAACCCGCTATGAACAGAAAGCCTTTCGCGAAGGTCGCACGCCGCATTATCTGACGTTTGTGCGCAAAGGCTAA
- the ybeY gene encoding rRNA maturation RNase YbeY: MTIDINFEDPRWQDLGIQALADQAADTSLTYLGLQPQDWEISVLACDDGRIQGLNADFRDKPKPTNVLSWPSEERAALDPGARPELPKGPDTELGDIAIAYETCAREATELGKSMQDHVTHLLVHGVLHLLGYDHIRDQDATLMQDIETQILGKMGLADPYRDITG; the protein is encoded by the coding sequence ATGACAATAGATATCAATTTTGAAGACCCGCGTTGGCAGGATCTTGGCATACAGGCGCTGGCAGATCAGGCAGCAGATACCAGCTTGACCTACCTTGGTCTGCAGCCCCAAGACTGGGAGATCAGCGTATTGGCCTGTGATGATGGGCGGATTCAAGGGTTGAATGCCGATTTTCGCGACAAGCCCAAACCCACCAATGTCTTGTCCTGGCCCTCCGAAGAACGCGCGGCGCTAGACCCCGGTGCGCGGCCAGAATTGCCAAAAGGGCCCGACACCGAACTGGGCGATATCGCCATTGCCTATGAGACCTGCGCACGCGAAGCCACGGAACTGGGCAAGTCCATGCAAGACCATGTCACACATTTATTGGTGCACGGGGTGTTACATTTGCTGGGCTATGACCATATCCGTGACCAAGATGCCACTTTGATGCAAGATATAGAAACACAGATACTTGGCAAAATGGGTCTGGCTGACCCATATAGGGATATAACGGGGTAA
- the miaB gene encoding tRNA (N6-isopentenyl adenosine(37)-C2)-methylthiotransferase MiaB, whose protein sequence is MAETKKLFIKTYGCQMNVYDSERMAEAMGGAGYEATETAEDADMILLNTCHIREKAAEKVYSELGRMKALKTDRPNLKIGVAGCVAQAEGEEIMRRQPAVDLVVGPQAYHRLPEMEEKIRSGARALDTDFPEEDKFEKLKSRPKAKRAPAAFLTVQEGCDKFCAFCVVPYTRGAEVSRPVDRILTEARDLVERGVREITLLGQNVNAYHGAGGDGGSKTLADLIWQLDKVDGLERIRFTTSHPNDMQEDLIEAHGTCSKLMPYLHLPVQSGSDKILKRMNRSHTAESYLRVIERIRAARPDILLSGDFIVGFPEETEADFQATLDLIKAVEYGQAYSFKYSTRPGTPAAERPLVDDAEATDRLQRLQALLTQQQRDVQNRMVGREVSVLLERQGRDPGQMVGKSEYLHSVHLDAANHQIGEIVRVKVVQSMTNSLTGVLV, encoded by the coding sequence ATGGCCGAGACCAAAAAACTTTTCATCAAGACCTATGGGTGCCAGATGAATGTCTATGACAGCGAGCGCATGGCCGAAGCCATGGGTGGCGCGGGCTATGAGGCCACGGAAACTGCGGAAGACGCGGATATGATCCTGCTGAATACCTGCCATATTCGCGAAAAAGCGGCCGAAAAAGTCTATTCAGAACTGGGGCGCATGAAGGCGCTTAAGACCGACCGCCCGAATTTGAAAATTGGCGTTGCGGGCTGTGTGGCGCAGGCCGAGGGCGAAGAGATCATGCGGCGTCAGCCCGCGGTGGATTTGGTGGTAGGGCCACAAGCCTATCATCGGCTGCCTGAGATGGAAGAAAAGATCCGCAGTGGCGCGCGGGCGCTGGATACGGATTTTCCAGAAGAAGACAAATTCGAAAAACTGAAATCGCGCCCAAAGGCCAAACGTGCCCCGGCGGCATTTTTGACCGTGCAAGAAGGCTGTGACAAGTTCTGCGCCTTTTGCGTTGTGCCCTATACCCGTGGGGCCGAAGTGTCACGGCCGGTGGATCGGATTTTGACCGAAGCGCGCGATTTGGTAGAACGCGGCGTGCGAGAAATCACATTGCTGGGGCAAAACGTGAATGCCTATCATGGGGCAGGGGGCGATGGTGGCAGCAAGACTCTGGCCGATTTGATCTGGCAGTTGGATAAGGTGGACGGATTAGAACGTATTCGCTTCACCACAAGCCATCCAAATGACATGCAAGAAGATCTAATCGAAGCCCATGGCACCTGTTCAAAGCTGATGCCTTATCTGCATTTGCCCGTGCAATCTGGCAGCGACAAGATTTTAAAACGCATGAATCGCAGCCATACGGCCGAAAGCTATTTGCGGGTGATTGAACGTATTCGTGCGGCGCGACCTGATATCTTGCTGTCCGGCGATTTCATCGTGGGCTTTCCCGAAGAAACCGAAGCAGATTTTCAAGCCACGCTGGATTTGATCAAAGCGGTGGAATACGGCCAAGCCTATTCGTTTAAATATTCCACCCGTCCGGGCACCCCGGCGGCAGAGCGCCCTCTGGTGGATGACGCAGAAGCAACCGATCGTTTGCAGCGCTTGCAAGCGCTTTTGACCCAACAGCAGCGCGACGTGCAAAACCGGATGGTAGGGCGCGAAGTCTCTGTGTTGCTGGAACGCCAGGGACGCGACCCAGGTCAGATGGTGGGCAAATCCGAGTATCTTCATTCGGTGCATTTGGATGCGGCAAATCACCAGATCGGCGAAATCGTGCGGGTCAAGGTTGTGCAAAGCATGACCAATTCATTGACGGGCGTTTTGGTTTAG
- the lnt gene encoding apolipoprotein N-acyltransferase produces MWLNKTLDSLERPKGLGRFLRFAMALALGAIASLGQAPFELTFLSLLGFVIALAWLSRLELAVRAAWFGWAFGLGYFALGLQWLVSPFMVEPERHGWMAPFALLFMAGGLALFWAAAFGVARRFGSVAALIITLPLAELARAYVFTGFPWGMPAYGVVNSQLGQGAAWVGAHGLNVIWLGLAYALWAVMQKTGALRLGFAGGAVLGVVVIAMAPQAQVVSKDAPVIRLVQPNAPQHQKWDIAYMRVFFERGLEYTATGSKRPDLILWPETSLPDTLNYAETPLRMVTEAAQGVPVIVGANRLQGARLFNAAVLLDASGEIADIYDKHHLVPFGEYLPFGELLARFGIHGLAASEGQGFSAGPGPKTMDLGGLGKALLLICYEAVFAQDVAGYDDRPDFLLQITNDAWFGDFSGPYQHLAQARMRAIEQGLPFVRAANTGVSAMIDAKGQIVAALPLNQAGYLDVLLPVPNPKTIYAETGDLPIFMLLLLSSLGLWVRKRRNSN; encoded by the coding sequence ATGTGGCTGAATAAAACGCTGGACAGCCTAGAGCGTCCCAAAGGTTTGGGGCGTTTTTTACGGTTTGCCATGGCGCTTGCATTGGGGGCGATTGCCAGCCTTGGGCAGGCCCCATTTGAGCTGACATTTCTGTCATTGCTGGGATTTGTGATCGCTTTGGCTTGGTTGTCGCGGCTGGAATTGGCGGTGCGGGCTGCCTGGTTTGGCTGGGCATTTGGGTTGGGATATTTCGCGCTGGGTCTGCAATGGTTGGTGTCGCCATTTATGGTCGAGCCTGAGCGTCATGGCTGGATGGCCCCCTTTGCATTGCTTTTCATGGCGGGCGGATTGGCGTTGTTTTGGGCGGCAGCTTTTGGTGTAGCACGGCGCTTTGGATCTGTTGCCGCGCTTATTATAACATTGCCCCTAGCAGAGCTGGCACGCGCCTATGTTTTTACTGGATTTCCCTGGGGCATGCCGGCCTATGGGGTGGTAAACAGTCAATTGGGGCAAGGGGCAGCTTGGGTTGGGGCACATGGATTGAATGTGATCTGGCTTGGTCTGGCCTATGCGCTTTGGGCTGTGATGCAGAAAACGGGTGCCCTGCGGCTGGGCTTTGCTGGGGGCGCGGTTTTGGGCGTTGTCGTGATTGCAATGGCACCACAGGCGCAAGTGGTTTCCAAAGACGCGCCCGTTATTCGGCTGGTGCAGCCCAATGCGCCGCAGCATCAAAAATGGGACATCGCCTATATGCGGGTGTTCTTTGAGCGCGGCTTGGAATACACCGCCACCGGTTCAAAAAGACCTGATTTGATCCTGTGGCCTGAAACCAGCTTGCCCGATACTTTGAACTACGCCGAGACCCCATTGCGTATGGTGACGGAGGCGGCCCAGGGAGTGCCGGTGATTGTGGGGGCCAATCGACTGCAAGGCGCACGGCTGTTTAATGCCGCTGTTTTGCTGGATGCATCGGGCGAGATCGCAGACATTTATGACAAGCACCATTTGGTGCCCTTTGGCGAATATCTGCCGTTTGGCGAGCTGCTTGCGCGGTTTGGCATTCATGGACTGGCTGCCAGCGAGGGGCAGGGGTTTTCCGCCGGGCCGGGGCCCAAGACAATGGATCTTGGGGGCCTGGGCAAGGCGCTGTTGTTGATTTGTTATGAGGCAGTTTTTGCCCAAGATGTGGCTGGCTATGACGATCGGCCTGATTTTTTGCTGCAAATCACCAACGATGCGTGGTTTGGCGATTTCTCGGGGCCTTATCAGCATTTGGCGCAGGCCCGTATGCGGGCAATCGAACAAGGTCTGCCGTTTGTACGGGCTGCCAACACCGGTGTTTCTGCGATGATTGACGCCAAGGGGCAGATCGTTGCGGCCTTGCCGTTGAACCAGGCTGGTTATTTGGATGTGTTGTTGCCGGTGCCAAATCCAAAGACGATTTATGCCGAAACCGGCGATTTGCCGATATTTATGTTACTTTTGCTGAGTTCCTTGGGCCTTTGGGTCAGAAAGCGACGCAATAGCAATTGA
- a CDS encoding GDCCVxC domain-containing (seleno)protein, which produces MGDEITKIELRSALTCPSCGHVAVETMPTDACQWFYECKSCHTVLKPLEGDCCVFCSYATVPCPPIQQGGACCG; this is translated from the coding sequence ATGGGTGATGAGATTACAAAGATTGAACTAAGGTCAGCACTGACCTGTCCGTCTTGTGGTCACGTCGCGGTTGAGACAATGCCAACCGATGCCTGTCAGTGGTTTTACGAATGCAAATCCTGCCACACCGTTCTGAAACCTTTAGAGGGTGACTGCTGTGTGTTTTGTTCCTATGCCACCGTGCCGTGCCCGCCTATCCAACAAGGCGGGGCATGTTGCGGGTGA
- a CDS encoding PhoH family protein — protein MATSALTPPPASETVAENLLEFPDNRLLIDLCGEYDRNLADIEQKLSVQIIRRGNQLALLGEEPARIEAAEVLHALYERLETGKSVEKADVDRELRMGGSEKNTGTRDGDQMELFRGGKVEIKTRKKLVEPRTDAQKAYVQSLFQQELAFGIGPAGTGKTYLAVAVAVSMFISGEVDKIILSRPAVEAGEKLGYLPGDMKDKVDPYMQPLYDALNDFLPGKQLAKLMEEKRIEIAPLAFMRGRTLANAFVVLDEAQNATTMQMKMFLTRLGEGSRMAITGDRSQVDLPRGVTSGLRDAERLLSDVKGISFNYFTADDVVRHPLVAAIIKAYDADSKEA, from the coding sequence TTGGCCACCAGCGCCCTGACCCCACCGCCCGCCAGCGAAACCGTTGCTGAAAATTTGCTCGAGTTTCCTGATAATCGACTTTTGATAGATCTTTGTGGCGAATATGACCGCAATTTGGCGGATATAGAGCAGAAGCTGAGTGTTCAGATCATCCGACGCGGCAATCAATTGGCATTGCTGGGCGAAGAGCCAGCCCGGATTGAGGCCGCAGAGGTTTTGCACGCGCTTTACGAACGGCTTGAAACTGGTAAATCCGTCGAAAAAGCGGATGTGGACCGCGAGTTGCGCATGGGTGGCTCGGAAAAAAACACCGGCACCCGCGATGGCGATCAGATGGAGCTGTTCCGGGGCGGTAAGGTTGAAATAAAAACCCGCAAAAAACTGGTAGAGCCGCGAACAGACGCGCAAAAAGCCTATGTGCAAAGCCTGTTTCAACAGGAATTGGCCTTTGGGATCGGCCCGGCGGGCACCGGCAAAACCTATCTGGCTGTCGCCGTGGCGGTCAGCATGTTCATCAGCGGAGAGGTCGACAAGATCATCCTGTCGCGACCAGCGGTCGAAGCCGGTGAAAAGCTGGGCTATCTGCCTGGTGACATGAAAGACAAAGTCGATCCCTATATGCAGCCGCTTTATGATGCGCTTAATGACTTCTTGCCCGGCAAGCAATTGGCGAAATTGATGGAAGAAAAGCGCATCGAGATTGCACCCTTGGCCTTTATGCGCGGCCGCACCCTGGCTAATGCATTTGTGGTGCTGGACGAAGCGCAAAACGCCACAACCATGCAGATGAAGATGTTTTTGACCCGTCTGGGCGAGGGCTCGCGCATGGCCATCACCGGTGATCGCAGTCAGGTGGATTTGCCGCGTGGCGTGACTTCGGGCTTGCGCGATGCCGAACGGCTGTTGTCAGATGTCAAAGGCATCAGCTTTAACTACTTCACCGCAGATGATGTTGTGCGACATCCGCTTGTGGCCGCGATCATCAAGGCCTATGACGCGGACTCCAAAGAAGCATAA
- a CDS encoding hemolysin family protein, protein MGDSTDGSSSAAQSAQLEAHDKKKSSGFFRRLIEAISPEDAANGVAVPQAERIQTPTHGMINLRRMRVEDVAVPKVDITAISATMGRAEVVEQFRESGFTRLPVFDGTLDTPIGFIHLKDLALKHGFNGAGGRFALRQMLRPLLFVPPSMPLGVLLTKMQTERRHMALVIDEYGGVDGLVTIEDLIEQVVGEIEDEHDQEEVTLWTEEAPGCYLAWSKTPLDEFQHVIGRSLTDGEEIDDDEIDTLGGLVFMLAGRVPARGEVVVHPDGTEFEVIDADPRRIKRLRVLLTEAQAHVAE, encoded by the coding sequence ATGGGCGACAGCACCGACGGGTCCTCTAGCGCAGCGCAAAGCGCGCAGCTCGAGGCCCATGATAAAAAGAAATCAAGCGGATTTTTCCGAAGATTGATTGAGGCCATTAGCCCTGAAGACGCGGCAAATGGCGTGGCGGTTCCACAGGCAGAGCGGATCCAGACCCCGACACATGGGATGATCAACCTGCGCCGTATGCGGGTCGAGGACGTCGCTGTGCCCAAAGTGGACATCACTGCGATTTCGGCCACCATGGGCCGCGCCGAGGTGGTCGAACAATTCCGGGAAAGCGGGTTTACTCGCCTGCCGGTTTTTGACGGCACTTTGGATACGCCCATTGGATTTATTCACCTTAAAGATCTGGCGTTGAAACATGGGTTTAATGGCGCTGGCGGACGGTTTGCGTTGCGTCAAATGCTGCGCCCGTTGTTGTTTGTGCCACCATCGATGCCGCTGGGCGTTCTGTTGACAAAAATGCAGACCGAGCGTCGCCACATGGCGCTGGTGATTGACGAATATGGCGGCGTTGACGGCTTGGTGACCATCGAGGATTTGATTGAGCAAGTGGTTGGCGAAATCGAAGACGAGCATGACCAGGAAGAAGTGACGCTTTGGACCGAAGAGGCACCGGGATGTTATCTTGCCTGGTCCAAAACGCCGCTGGATGAGTTCCAGCATGTGATTGGCCGGTCTTTGACCGACGGCGAAGAGATCGACGACGATGAAATCGACACGCTGGGCGGGTTGGTCTTTATGCTTGCAGGACGGGTGCCGGCCCGTGGCGAAGTGGTGGTGCACCCGGATGGCACGGAATTTGAGGTCATTGATGCGGATCCCCGGCGCATCAAACGCCTGCGTGTTTTGTTGACCGAAGCACAGGCGCATGTGGCTGAATAA